GCAGAACATGCTCGGCGATTTCTTTGAGTTTCGCGAGCAAATCAGCCCGATCAACCTCAGGAAGCCCCATGCCACGACGCAGTGCATCGTGGTGCTGAAGCAAACGATCCACGCGCGTTTCAAGAGTAGCCTCGTCTGCCAAATCCGCAACGCGAATTGCACGACGTCCAACCTTATCTTCATATGCAGGGCCAATTCCGCGCCCCGTCGTGCCAATTTTGGCGACCGTATTGTGACCTTCGCGCGCACGATCCAGCTCGCCGTGGACTGGAAGAATCAGAGGGGTATTTTCGGCAATCATCAAGTTTTCAGGTGAAATCTCGACGCCCTGCGCCCGCAGCTTGTCGATCTCTTCGATGAGGTGCCAAGGATCAAGAACAACCCCGTTGCCAATCACAGAGAGTTTGCCACCCCGAACAATTCCCGATGGGAGAAGCGACAGTTTATAGACCTTCCCGTCAATAACGAGGGTGTGACCCGCATTGTGACCGCCTTGGAAGCGCGCAATTACATCTGCGCGTTCGCTAAGCCAGTCAACAATCTTGCCTTTTCCTTCGTCGCCCCATTGAGCGCCTACGACGACTACATTTGCCATTATTCTATCCCGGTGATTGGAAAACCCGCGCCCGTATAACTTGCTATGGACTTACAGGGAACCTCTAAAACACCGTTTACCCCCCAAAGCACAAGACAGGGGTACTTCTTTTGCAGAATTCCCTAGAAATGCAGCAACACCCGCGAGGATTTCACGGGGCCGACCAAAGGCTTTCAACGAATAGGGTTGCGAGCACGGGAAAAGCCGCCTAAATAACTCCAAATCTCAAGCGAGGCTGCTTCATGGAAAATATCGTTCTTGTCATCCACCTACTTCTTGCGTTGTCATTGATCGGCATCGTTCTAATCCAACGTTCCGAAGGGGGCGGCTTGGGTATTGGCGGTGGCGGCAACGGAGGCACCTCGGGGCGCTCTGGCGGGACGGCTCTTGGCAAAGTCACTTGGGTTTTGGCGGGCGGATTCATCATGACGTCGATCACCTTGACTGTAATTGCAGCACAAAATGCTGGTGCAGGGTCGGTTTTGGATCGCGTTGGTGGAAAGGCCCCTGCGCCGATTGAAGCTCCGGCTTCCTCACTTGGTGAAGGTGATGCTTTGCTGCCGCCGTCATCTGGCGACGAAACGCTTACACCCCCCGCCGCCGAATAAACTACTATAAATTGAGAACGAGCAGAAATGCTCCGCAGCATCTTGCGATTGGGTTGCGGTTTCCTTGAGAATCCGTTATAACTCAACTCCCGTGATGCTGCGCTTTTTTGCGCCGTTTTCATCTCAGTTAAAACACTCACGGGAGACGTTCGCCACATGGCTCGTTATATTTTCATTACTGGTGGCGTTGTGTCTTCACTTGGCAAGGGTTTGGCTTCGGCGGCTCTTGGTGCTTTGTTGCAAGGCCGTGGTTATACTGTTCGCCTACGTAAGCTCGACCCTTACCTCAACGTAGACCCCGGAACCATGAGCCCATTTGAGCATGGCGAAGTTTTTGTGACCGATGATGGCGCCGAAACGGACCTTGATTTGGGCCACTACGAACGCTTCACCGGCGTGGCCGCACGCAACACAGATTCCATCTCTTCTGGGCGTGTTTATTCCACAGTGTTGGAAAAAGAACGCCGCGGCGATTATTTGGGTAAAACCATTCAGGTTATCCCGCACGTAACCAATGAGATCAAAGAATTCCTACATATTGGCGAGAATGAAGTCGATTTCATGCTTTGCGAAATTGGTGGCACTGTGGGCGACATCGAAGGCTTGCCCTTCTTTGAAGCAATCCGTCAATTCGCCCAAGACAAGCCGCGCGGCGAGTGTATTTTCATGCACCTCACCCTGTTGCCGTACCTTGCCGCGTCGGGCGAGCTGAAAACCAAACCCACGCAACACAGCGTCAAAGAATTGCGCAGCATCGGGATCGCCCCAGACGTGCTTGTCTGTCGTTCCGAACAACCCATCCCAGAAAAAGAGCGCGAAAAAATCGGTCTTTTCTGTAACGTCCGCAAAGACAAAGTGATTGCGGCATACGACCTCAAATCGATCTACGAAGCCCCCCTCGCCTACCACCGCGAAGGCCTCGACACGGCGGTCCTTGATGCTTTTGGCATCGACCCCGCACCAGCGCTCGACCTCACCCGCTGGGTTGATGTCGCAGACCGCGCCTTCAACCCCGAAGGCGAAGTGAAAATCGCGATTGTCGGCAAATACACCCAACTTGAGGACGCATATAAATCCATCGCCGAAGCTCTTGTACATGGTGGCATGGCCAACCGCGTGAAGGTGAAAATCGAGTGGGTCGATGCCGAGATTTTCGACACAACCGACGCCGCCCCCTACCTAGAAGGGTTTCATGCGATCCTCGTTCCCGGTGGCTTTGGCGAACGTGGAACCGAAGGCAAAATCAAAGCGGCCGAATTTGCACGCACCCGTAAAATCCCCTATCTCGGGATCTGTTTGGGCATGCAAATGGCGGTCATTGAAGCTGCACGCAATGTGGCCCACCTCACCGATGCGGGTTCCGAAGAATTCGACCAAGAATCCGGTGAAAAACGTTTCACTCCTGTAGTTTACCACCTCAAAGAATGGGTACAGGGCAACCATAAAATCGCGCGCAGACTGTCTGACGACAAAGGCGGCACAATGCGATTGGGCGCCTACACGGCCACTTTGAAAGAAGGCTCCAAAGTCGCAGAAGTCTATGGCACGACCAGCATCGAGGAGCGCCATCGTCACCGCTATGAAGTTGACGTGCGCTACCGTGAGCAATTGGAAGCCGTTGGCCTTCAGTTCTCGGGCATGAGCCCAGATGGGAAACTCCCCGAAATCGTCGAGTGGAAAGATCACCCGTGGTTCATCGGCGTGCAATATCACCCCGAACTAAAATCCAAGCCCTTCGCGCCGCACCCGCTTTTTCAAGGTTTCGTAAAAGCTGCCAAGGACAATTCGCGTCTGGTCTAACGGTGGGGAAATGCCTAACCTACCAAAAATTGGGAGGGACATATGACAGACAGTCTCAAAGGATACTGGATCGCGCATGTAGATGTGGGCGATCCGGACGGTTACAAATCCTATGTCGCGGCGAACGGCGTTGCCTTTGCTAAATTTAACGGTCGTTTTTTGGTACGCGGCACCCCTCAAGAGGTCGTCGAAGGCCATGTTAAATCGCGCACAATTGTAATCGAGTTTCCCAGTTTGGAAGCGGCGAAGGCCTGTTATAACTGCGATGAATATCAAGCGGCAAAAGCCTTACGAGCACCTGTGTCAGACTGCGACCTAACGATCATCGAAGGCTGGCTTGGCTAAAACCTCCCTAAAGGAAGCAACATAACTAAAATGATTGATAAACTTTTTTCTCTTTTTGCCCCTGAAGCAGAACCACAAAAACTCGACGACCGCATCGCAATTGCGGGATTGCTTGTGCGCATAGCACGCACCGATGGCGATTATTCCCACGCAGAAATCACCCGCATCGACCGTATTTTGGCAAAACGCTACGGACTCACCCCCGAGCAAACCACCGAGTTGCGTCAGGAAGCCGAAGTCTTTGAGAAGTCGGCCCCCGACACCGTCCGCTTTACCCGCTCGATCAAGGATTCGGTGCCACACGACGAGCGCGAGGCCGTTATCGAGGCTCTATGGGAAGTGGTTTTGGCCGATGGTGTCCGCAATACATACGAAGACACACTCATGCGTTTGCTCGCAAACCTACTGGGTATCACGGACATGGACAGTGCGCGCTGTCGTCAACGTGTTTTATCCAATCAATAATCTCCGATTTCCTGGACCGAGGCGCCCCCGACAATTGGGCGTTTCGCACCAAATTGCGTTCCCTTACGTCAATCGTCCTTTCTGTTTGCAATTTTAAGGAATATCCTTCCTAATAATGAACCAAATCCAAACAGCTGGAATACCGTGACAAAACCTAAAACAAACGACACACAAACTCCTGTGATAGAAATCCGCAACCTGCATAAATCCTATGGGCCGCTGGAAGTCCTTAAGGGTGTGGACATCTTGGCGAACCGTGGGGATGTTGTGTCGCTGATTGGCTCTTCTGGGTCAGGAAAGTCTACCCTTTTACGGTGTGCGAACCTGTTAGAAGATAGCCAGAGTGGGGATATCCTTTTTGAAGGCGAGCCTATTTCTTGGCGCGGCCAAGGTTTGGGGCGTCACCCCGCTGACCGCGCACAGGTCACGCGCATTCGCACCAATCTGTCGATGGTTTTTCAACAGTTCAATCTGTGGGCGCATATGAGCATCCTGCAAAACGTGATGGAAGCCCCTGTTACCGTCCTCGGAGAGGACCGTGAGGCGGTTGAGTTGCGCGCGCGCGACCTGTTGGCAAAAGTGGGGATTGGCGACAAATGTGATGCCTATCCTGCGCAACTTTCTGGTGGTCAGCAACAACGCGCCGCCATCGCGCGTGCGTTGTGTATGCAGCCCAAAGCCCTCCTGTTCGACGAGCCGACAAGTGCCCTTGATCCAGAGCTGGAGCAAGAAGTTGTAAAAGTCATCAAAGACTTGGCAAACGAAGGCCGCACGATGATATTGGTTACGCACGACATGCGGTTGGCGAATGATGTTTCGGACCACGTCGTGTTTTTGCATCAGGGAATCATCGAAGAGCAAGGCCCGCCGTCGACCCTTTTCACCGCTCCTAAAACCGCTCGTTTGCAACAATTTCTCAGCGCAACGGTGAGTGCATAATGTCTGCACCTAGTGCCCTTGTTGCGCTCACATTTGTGGGTCACCCATTAGAGTTTGATTCCAAAATCGTCCTAGATTTCGGCCCTTCGCACATACCCCAGTTTCTCAACGACGGAACCAAGAATACGCACACCAAGCGTTGGTTCCCCGTTGGCGGAAGACTTACGTAATTACACCTCACGGAGACTAAAATGAAAAATATCCTTCTTTCGACCGCAGCTTTAGTTTTTACAACGAGCGTTGCCTTCGCTGACACCGTTCGCATGGGCACAGAGGGTGCCTACCCTCCCTACAACTTCGTCAACGATAATGGCGATCTCGACGGATATGAAATCGTCTTGGGCAATGAACTCTGCAAACGCGCAGAATTGACATGTGAATGGGTCCAAAACGATTGGGACAGCATCATCACAAACCTCAACTCCGGCAACTACGACACAATTATTGCAGGCATGTCCATCACGGACGAGCGCAAAGAAGTCATTGATTTCTCGCAAAACTACACGCCACCAGCGGCTTCCGCCTACCTTGCATTGTCCGAAGACGTTGACCTAACTTCTGCTGTTGTGGCCGCACAAGCTGCTACTATCCAAGCGGGTTACATTGCTGAATCCGGTGCAATCTTGGTTGAGTTCGCAACCCCAGACGAAACCGTTGCTGCGGTTAAAAATGGCGAAGCGGACGCAGTCTTTGCCGACGGCGATTATCTATATCCAATTGCGGCCGAAAGCGGTGGCGAAATGCTCATCGTTGGCGAACCCATCGGATTGGGTGGCGGCATCGGCATCGGCATGCGCAAAAGCGACACAGAACTCAAAGCAAAATTCAACACAGCCATCGATTCGATGAAAGCTGACGGCACGTTGAACGCTTTAATCACTGAATGGTTCGGCGCAGACGCCCAAGTATTCTAAACCTTAATAATCAACGCGCGCCTTGAAAATAGGCGCGCGTTTTCCTATTGGCCAAACCACTCAGGGGACTGTCCGATCTTTTCATATTGCTCCGATCCGTCCGCCCTCGAAGGCCTGACATGGCTGTCGTGCTATCTCACGACAGGAAAACATTTCGCGTTTTACAGTTCGTTTTTAACGGTGCTCCTCTTGCTGGCCGTGACCGCACCCGTTGCCTTGTTCTTTGGCTTTTTGGGCGCGACAGCTTCGCGTAGCCACGTCGCCCCCTGCGCTGGTTTGGAAAAATTTACACCTCCGTCGTGCGCGGGGTTCCTGATATTGCGTTTTTTATGTTCTTTGTCATCGCCCTTGACCAAGCTGTCGAATGGACGCGCCACAAGGTAAAATGCCCCGAATGGACCGATGCCATTCGTCAGGGCAGTGATTTCCTTGTCTGCCCCGATGCTAAAATGCCCCTCTCCACCTCGGCCCAATGGGTCCATGAAACCTACAGTTTCTCCATCGCGGTTTTTACCTTTGCGATCGTGTTCGGCGCCTTTGCGGCCAACGTTCTTTATGGCGCGATGCAAGCCGTCCCCCGTGCCCAAATGGAAACCGCCGAAGCTTACGGTATGTCGCACCGCCAAAGTTTCTGGCGCATTCTTGTGCCGCAAATGTGGATTTTCGCGCTGCCCGGCCTCTCCAATCTTTGGTTGATCCTTGTAAAAGCTACGCCACTTTTGTTCCTTTTAGGCATCCATGACATCGTCTTTTGGGCCCGCGAAATGGGGGGCCACAAAACCAATGCCTTCGACTATCCGCATCCAGATTGGCGCATTTGGTATTTCCTTGGTTTGATGGTCTTCTACCTCACACTAACCAAAGTGAGCGAAATCGCCTTTGCCAAATTGACTCGTAAACTTTCCCGTGGACAGGCAACCGCTGGCGGCGAAGCCCAGCGACGCGAGGCCACGGCATGAGTTGCCTCGAAACCATCCAAAACTACGGCCTGCGCTCCATCGGCTATGGCGAGCGGCTTCTGCCCAAAACCGACTTCACCCTGTGTGATCAATTCACATTGATTGGCTCGGGTATGATCTGGAACATCTATTTCGGCGTCCTCGCCCTCATCTTTGGCTTCTTTGCCGCCACAGCCGTGGCCATGGGCAAAAGCTCACATCGCTGGATTCTGCGCCGCCCCGCCGAGATTTTCATCTTTATCTTTCGCGGCTCGCCCCTGTTTATTCAGTTCTTCTTGGCGTATGAAACCTTCGTTCTCCTGCCCAAACTCGGCATCGATCTCAACCTAGGATTCGTCGAAATTACGCTGGAAACCCGCATGTTAACAAAGGCTTGGCTCGGGGCATTGCTGGTGCTTTTCCTCAACACAACGGCCTATACTGCGGAAATCTTCTATGGTGCGCTGAACTCTATTCCCAAGGGGGAAATCGAAGCTGCCGATGCCTACGGTTTAACCGGTTGGAAGAAATTCCGGCGGGTGATTTTCCCCACCATGCTGCGCCTCTCGTGGCCCGCTTACACCAACGAGGCGATCTTCCTCTTCCACGCCACAACCTTAGTCTATTTCTCGGGCTTTCCGGCATGGCAGCAACGCGGCGATGCGCTGTATTACGCCAGTTATTTTGCGGACAAAACGTTTAACCCGTTCGTCCCTTATCCGATCCTTGCCATGTACTACGTGCTTTTGACGTTTGTTGTGATTGGGATTTATGGGGCTATCAGTAAATATCTCAATCGGCATTTACCGCAAGAAGCCCGTCGCAAATTTCAG
This Falsihalocynthiibacter arcticus DNA region includes the following protein-coding sequences:
- the secG gene encoding preprotein translocase subunit SecG, with protein sequence MENIVLVIHLLLALSLIGIVLIQRSEGGGLGIGGGGNGGTSGRSGGTALGKVTWVLAGGFIMTSITLTVIAAQNAGAGSVLDRVGGKAPAPIEAPASSLGEGDALLPPSSGDETLTPPAAE
- a CDS encoding CTP synthase, with translation MARYIFITGGVVSSLGKGLASAALGALLQGRGYTVRLRKLDPYLNVDPGTMSPFEHGEVFVTDDGAETDLDLGHYERFTGVAARNTDSISSGRVYSTVLEKERRGDYLGKTIQVIPHVTNEIKEFLHIGENEVDFMLCEIGGTVGDIEGLPFFEAIRQFAQDKPRGECIFMHLTLLPYLAASGELKTKPTQHSVKELRSIGIAPDVLVCRSEQPIPEKEREKIGLFCNVRKDKVIAAYDLKSIYEAPLAYHREGLDTAVLDAFGIDPAPALDLTRWVDVADRAFNPEGEVKIAIVGKYTQLEDAYKSIAEALVHGGMANRVKVKIEWVDAEIFDTTDAAPYLEGFHAILVPGGFGERGTEGKIKAAEFARTRKIPYLGICLGMQMAVIEAARNVAHLTDAGSEEFDQESGEKRFTPVVYHLKEWVQGNHKIARRLSDDKGGTMRLGAYTATLKEGSKVAEVYGTTSIEERHRHRYEVDVRYREQLEAVGLQFSGMSPDGKLPEIVEWKDHPWFIGVQYHPELKSKPFAPHPLFQGFVKAAKDNSRLV
- a CDS encoding DUF1330 domain-containing protein; this encodes MTDSLKGYWIAHVDVGDPDGYKSYVAANGVAFAKFNGRFLVRGTPQEVVEGHVKSRTIVIEFPSLEAAKACYNCDEYQAAKALRAPVSDCDLTIIEGWLG
- a CDS encoding TerB family tellurite resistance protein, whose translation is MIDKLFSLFAPEAEPQKLDDRIAIAGLLVRIARTDGDYSHAEITRIDRILAKRYGLTPEQTTELRQEAEVFEKSAPDTVRFTRSIKDSVPHDEREAVIEALWEVVLADGVRNTYEDTLMRLLANLLGITDMDSARCRQRVLSNQ
- a CDS encoding ABC transporter ATP-binding protein, with the protein product MTKPKTNDTQTPVIEIRNLHKSYGPLEVLKGVDILANRGDVVSLIGSSGSGKSTLLRCANLLEDSQSGDILFEGEPISWRGQGLGRHPADRAQVTRIRTNLSMVFQQFNLWAHMSILQNVMEAPVTVLGEDREAVELRARDLLAKVGIGDKCDAYPAQLSGGQQQRAAIARALCMQPKALLFDEPTSALDPELEQEVVKVIKDLANEGRTMILVTHDMRLANDVSDHVVFLHQGIIEEQGPPSTLFTAPKTARLQQFLSATVSA
- a CDS encoding transporter substrate-binding domain-containing protein gives rise to the protein MKNILLSTAALVFTTSVAFADTVRMGTEGAYPPYNFVNDNGDLDGYEIVLGNELCKRAELTCEWVQNDWDSIITNLNSGNYDTIIAGMSITDERKEVIDFSQNYTPPAASAYLALSEDVDLTSAVVAAQAATIQAGYIAESGAILVEFATPDETVAAVKNGEADAVFADGDYLYPIAAESGGEMLIVGEPIGLGGGIGIGMRKSDTELKAKFNTAIDSMKADGTLNALITEWFGADAQVF
- a CDS encoding ABC transporter permease, with the protein product MSCLETIQNYGLRSIGYGERLLPKTDFTLCDQFTLIGSGMIWNIYFGVLALIFGFFAATAVAMGKSSHRWILRRPAEIFIFIFRGSPLFIQFFLAYETFVLLPKLGIDLNLGFVEITLETRMLTKAWLGALLVLFLNTTAYTAEIFYGALNSIPKGEIEAADAYGLTGWKKFRRVIFPTMLRLSWPAYTNEAIFLFHATTLVYFSGFPAWQQRGDALYYASYFADKTFNPFVPYPILAMYYVLLTFVVIGIYGAISKYLNRHLPQEARRKFQFRPQIIR